The proteins below come from a single Metarhizium brunneum chromosome 1, complete sequence genomic window:
- the scon-3_0 gene encoding E3 ubiquitin ligase complex SCF subunit scon-3 has translation MSAEDTSGAKVYLVSNDNATLQVDRVVAQRSILIKHMMEDIGYDTISQDNPIPIPNVNEAVLRKVIEWCEHHRNDPPQAQDDESDGRRRTTDIEEWDQKFMQVDQEMLFEIILAANYLDIKPLLDVGCKTVANMIKGKSPEEIRKTFNITNDFTPEEEEQIRRENEWAEDR, from the exons ATGTCCGCCGAAGACACGTCGGGTGCCAAGGTCTACTTGGTCTCCAACGATAATGCCACTTTGCAAGTCG ACCGTGTTGTTGCCCAGCGCTCCATTCTCATTAAGCACATGATGGAGGACATTGGTTATGACACCATCAGCCAGGATAATCCTATCCCAATTCCCAAC GTAAACGAGGCCGTCCTCCGCAAGGTTATCGAGTGGTGCGAGCATCACCGCAACGATCCTCCTCAAGCTCAAGACGATGAGTCTGACGGCCGACGACGTACCACCGACATCGAGGAGTGGGACCAAAAGTTCATGCAGGTTGACCAGGAAATGCTGTTTGAGATTATTCTG GCTGCCAACTACCTTGACATCAAGCCGCTGCTTGATGTCGGCTGTAAGACTGTGGCCAACATGATCAAGGGAAAGTCACCAGAAGAGATCCGCAAGACTTTCAACATCACCAATGACTTTACccccgaggaggaggagcagatcCGAAGAGAGAACGAGTGGGCCGAGGACCGGTAA
- the SMP3 gene encoding GPI mannosyltransferase 4, translating to MWRRTYLLLVLIRLWFALSPSYLHPDENFQGPEIIAGQIFSYPVRRTWEFTSEHPIRSVFPLWPVYGLPMLLLRWLWIGNGHDGEIPPIAVFWTLRVLMFLISFVLEDWALHELIPSPRHRRVAVLLVASSYVTWTYQTHTFSNSVETLVVAWSLVLIQRIVDTRQQSSLLSSTVLGIVAVFGVFNRITFPAFLLIPGLRLIPHFLNKPFSFVALASAALITTVIAIALDTAFYSSEPVTWANLISRPTITPLNFFLYNSDTANLAQHGIHPWYQHVAANLPQLLGPAAALVFAKPHLSLRLYSAISGLFVLSIFPHQEARFLLPTVPLILSSVELPKNKILLRTWAGAWIIFNLFLGVLMGIYHQGGVVPGQVFMSKQPDATQAIWWKTYTPPIWLLNGKNEVLQTRDVMGLKGDALLTQLTELATCDTPADRRNQEYLKEKNGTYLIAPASATWLDPYLSNKGLHGLRFREVWRYRKHLNLDDLDFGDDGIWNTLSRVIGRRGLIAWRVTKSCQKLSNSS from the exons ATGTGGCGGCGCACTTATCTGCTTCTCGTTCTGATACGGCTGTGGTTCGCCCTGTCCCCCAGCTACCTACACCCGGACGAGAACTTCCAGGGCCCCGAGATTATAGCCG GCCAGATCTTTAGTTATCCCGTCCGAAGAACCTGGGAGTTTACGAGCGAGCACCCGATACGGAGCGTCTTCCCGCTATGGCCCGTCTATGGGCTGCCAATGCTACTCCTTCGATGGTTGTGGATTGGCaacggccatgatggcgaaatTCCGCCCATCGCTGTATTTTGGACTTTGCGAGTTCTCATGTTCCTGATTAGCTTTGTCTTGGAGGACTGGGCCCTCCACGAACTGATACCCTCACCGCGACATCGACGTGTCGCTGTGCTCTTGGTGGCATCGTCGTATGTCACCTGGACATATCAGACACACACCTTTTCGAACTCGGTGGAAACTCTGGTCGTAGCTTGGAGTCTGGTTTTGATTCAGCGCATTGTGGATACTCGG CAACAATCGTCGCTTTTATCTTCGACAGTGCTCGGCATTGTCGCCGTCTTTGGAGTGTTTAACCGAATCACCTTCCCAGCGTTCTTGTTAATTCCTGGCCTTCGTTTGATACCCCATTTTTTGAATAA acctttttcttttgtggcCCTGGCTTCGGCTGCTTTAATAACCACTGTAATAGCTATCGCGCTGGATACCGCTTTCTACTCATCTGAGCCCGTTACTTGGGCCAACCTAATCTCCAGACCTACAATCACCCCGCTCAACTTCTTCCTCTATAACTCGGACACGGCAAACCTTGCCCAGCATGGTATACATCCGTGGTACCAACATGTTGCGGCAAACCTTCCGCAGCTCCTTGGACCTGCAGCTGCTTTAGTCTTCGCCAAACCTCATTTGTCGCTGAGACTTTACTCCGCTATTTCTGGACTTTTTGTCCTATCTATATTCCCGCATCAAGAAGCTCGTTTTCTATTGCCCACCGTGCCCCTAATTCTATCATCAGTCGAGCTACCCAAGAATAAGATCTTGCTGCGAACTTGGGCAGGGGCATGGATCATCTTCAACCTATTTTTGGGGGTGTTAATGGGCATTTACCACCAAGGTGGTGTCGTTCCCGGCCAGGTCTTTATGAGCAAGCAACCAGACGCGACCCAGGCCATTTGGTGGAAGACCTACACCCCGCCAATATGGCTCCTCAACGGCAAGAACGAGGTTCTGCAAACAAGGGATGTCATGGGTCTAAAGGGCGATGCATTGCTCACACAACTGACGGAGCTCGCCACTTGTGACACACCCGCTGATCGACGTAATCAAGAGTACttgaaggagaagaatgGGACATACCTTATTGCGCCAGCTTCAGCAACTTGGCTGGACCCGTATCTCTCAAACAAGGGATTGCACGGGTTGCGATTCCGAGAAGTATGGCGTTACAGAAAACATTTGAACCTGGACGACCTCGATTTTGGGGATGATGGTATTTGGAATACGCTGTCGCGGGTGATTGGCCGACGGGGCTTGATAGCATGGAGGGTAACCAAAAGCTGTCAAAAATTAAGTAATTCAAGCTAG
- the crp-74 gene encoding 60S ribosomal protein uL1, with product MSKITVANVRTQVAELLEYSNETKKRNFLETVELQIGLKNYDPQRDKRFSGTIKLPSVPRPNMAICILGDQHDIDRAKHGGVDAMSADDLKKLNKNKKLIKKLARKYDAFLASDALIKQIPRLLGPGLSKAGKFPTPVSHSDDLSGKITEVKSTIKFQLKKVLCMGVAVGNVAMEQEQLIGNIMLAINYLVSLLKKGWQNVGSLTIKASMSPPKRLY from the exons ATGTCCAAGATCACAGTCG CCAATGTCCGGACGCAAGTCGCCGAGCTCTTGGAGTACTCCAacgagaccaagaagcgcaaCTTCTTGGAGACGGTCGAGCTCCAGATCGGCCTGAAGAACTATGACCCCCAGCGTGACAAGCGTTTCTCCGGCACCATCAAGCTGCCCAGCGTTCCTCGccccaacatggccatctgCATCTTGGGTGACCAGCACGATATCGACCGTGCCAAGCACGGCGGTGTCGACGCCATGTCCGCCGAcgacttgaagaagctgaacaagaacaagaagctcATCAAGAAGCTCGCCCGCAAGTACGATGCTTTCCTCGCTTCCGACGCTCTTATCAAGCAGATCCCTCGTCTCTTGGGTCCCGGCCTGTCCAAGG CCGGCAAGTTCCCTACCCCTGTCTCCCACTCCGATGACCTCAGCGGCAAGATCACCGAGGTCAAGTCCACCATCAAGTTCCAGCTCAAGAAGGTCCTCTGCATGGGTGTCGCCGTCGGAAACGTCGCCatggagcaggagcagctcATTGGCAACATCATGCTCGCCATCAACTACCTCGTCTCTCTTCTGAAGAAGGGCTGGCAGAACGTTGGCAGCTTGACCATCAaggcctccatgtcgccccCCAAGCGCCTGTACTAA
- the ARL1 gene encoding ADP-ribosylation factor-like protein 1 — MGAGMSWLSNLLWAKKEIRILILGLDNAGKTTLLYRLKIGEVVTTIPTIGFNVESVTYRNLNFNVWDLGGQTSIRPYWRCYYANTAAVIFVVDSTDIERLQTAAEELAAMLNEEELKDAALLVFANKQDQPGAKGAGEISEALRLGELRDRNWSIMACSAVDGSGINEGMDWLVQTVNQE, encoded by the exons ATGGGTGCGGGCATGTCATGGCTGTCCAACTTGCTTTgggcgaagaaggagattAGAATATTGATCCTGGGGCTT GATAATGCCGGCAAAACGACGTTGCTTTACAGGCTAAAG ATTGGCGAGGTCGTCACTACGATACCCACAATCGGCTTCAACGTCGAGTCGGTGACATACAGAAACTTAAACTTTAACGTCTGG GATCTCGGTGGCCAGACAAGCATTCGACCGTACTGGCGATGTTACTACGCCAACACAGCAGCCGTCATCTTCGTTGTCGACTCTACTGATATCGAGCGATTACAAACCGCAGCCGAGGAACTTGCCGCAATGCTCAACGAGGAAGAGCTCAAAGACGCGGCGTTGTTAGTCTTTGCCAACAAACAGGATCAGCCCGGCGCAAAGGGCGCGGGCGAGATTTCGGAAGCGCTGCGCCTGGGTGAGCTGCGCGACCGGAACTGGAGTATCATGGCGTGCTCTGCTGTTGATGGAAGCGGTATCAATGAAGGCATGGACTGGCTGGTC CAAACGGTTAACCAGGAATAA
- the TRM732 gene encoding tRNA (cytidine(32)-2'-O)-methyltransferase non-catalytic subunit: MVKPELPAEVTDLLASPVELVKWLEHEDAELGRSHANLLFEKLLKDAAQPKSMSGQACLRLCGLVEQSSVSKSDDLRLWAFSQEVMLKLFNFYIEWNESDKHRSMKLVLDLVARCILKNPDRDAALQAKKYVSDSLISIVIGRSTKPVVKSAIKTLDHFLSKGVFNLCDIRLTYVSFRTDIRTQDEVEIWRNFTVELFHWMHLQLVRPTVGKLIVSVYRLWRRGQDVGAVPSIEIWHQWLLDSLTEEPTLLESIKNYIFLPLFKADRSEALAFLGRMNEDQAVSAASGMSLDVPALLQLAALETGKKVGLIEEPALGSANSQAEHNSSITLHEKVLESVLAHPSHEVRSLALSLLVTSPSTTRPYSPVALDLLRKYMGTFFADPDAKFRVEVASKARDMFRRVRGAIHVLKRSIPRARAKAQKANAPPSVDKDAVSQPILYQSNLISLPEAQLANCLDYHVEFLRWYLGFLCEELSPTASYQRHIAALKAFMYIIRLEGDSNKTWETSDDQELFFNCLDAKWARALFDLVMNPFEDVRDLSATALAKCYADGRYRRLTLTGVEITKVPVEEITQLSQRAHELVRRTARADHSDGASKSSQLLYRFLESGDERIKLLAAMVNELNRKVSMAEKDLGQAVVNAPLHGDFASLCHTWQVVSEIKLSEVELLEANKLQRDIVSCCERAWRAVRDVLCDDSPEGHLPQELEEVDGLDTKDLLSYSFRSVHESSNLMRTIILTIQNRSRNGLIIPSKEVFERIGNLTFTQLATLRHRGAFTTVSSTFATCCQQTKYLQLEQNERTLLDIWYEGTLNAIDSQASTTRRSAGIPSMITGILAANASHPSFAQVMDTLMAIAAREAKVSETDGSRLPQVHAYNCLKDIFKNSLLTALGNKSESYLPQCLELAASGLRSEVWAIRNCGLIFLRSLIDSLFGTHESKAVIEAGWDGKANRIHYHRYPNLPGVLKNLLQSGHSILSESSTSATAAAESVFPALDIIRRAGPPDLLRDEIQVDVTAYLSSPVWHVRDMAARTLCSCLLHEKWLADTRGIFDAAMTSKSRNKPNHVHGILLTLKFVIDRLSEVARERLLVDLPELHSFLVQTKVDTCFPDCPDIIASYLEVINMIWFFQTTNKHPLSPFSITMPRNRGSALLKIQRAIHDVYVLSTLDEPVSQLQSLLQSQQVGLDGLVAALEIIPKVWDPSLCSQDTLASLSNLYVNVCLQTDYSKAQVLAVENLADTIDKLLQQKAIDKIPRDALVKLWLGLPARPMNPALSNAVIRASGSVIAALIRPEQSTPVNIHSWGQIMAEAALDNKTFDTRFAAALSLASFFTASPPTSPEFLPALLSLYDLLNDDDDEVRDVAALAANSVIGAALVPIEATNRLLQFLGTQFGTAPEFKAIIADRLVGHFGVQATKLESWESAEVELARALEFDDSLFVVEENNLFIDEVRETKRWVEVFESLEWDEKDEHLGKLGSWVQGGIAQVARLAELEDGPLGWASNPTAFAICTRIIRCSVALGRKFKHSELEQGVALAKEALRSRSTTVSKLLAEAWIDF; encoded by the exons ATGGTGAAGCCTGAGCTTCCTGCAGAGGTTACTGATTTATTGGCCAGCCCGGTTGAGTTGGTAAAGTGGCTAGAACATGAAGATGCGGAACTGGGGAGAAG CCATGCAAATCTCCTCTTTGAAaagctgctcaaggatgCGGCTCAGCCCAAATCAATGTCCGGACAGGCCTGTCTGAGACTTTGCGGACTTGTCGAGCAGTCTTCTGTGTCCAAATCTGATGACTTACGGCTATGGGCCTTCTCACAAGAGGTGATGTTGAAATTGTTCAACTTTTACATTGAGTGGAATGAGTCGGACAAACATAGGTCCATGAAACTGGTGCTCGACCTCGTTGCTCGGTGCATTCTCAAGAACCCAGATCGAGATGCCGCATTGCAGGCCAAGAAATATGTTTCGGATAGTCTCATTTCAATTGTTATTGGACGTTCTACCAAGCCCGTTGTCAAATCTGCGATTAAGACGCTAGATCACTTCCTATCGAAAGGAGTATTCAACCTGTGCGACATTCGTTTGACGTATGTGTCTTTTCGAACGGATATACGAACACAGGATGAAGTTGAAATATGGCGAAACTTTACTGTGGAATTGTTTCACTGGATGCATCTGCAACTTGTACGTCCCACGGTGGGCAAGTTGATTGTGTCCGTCTACCGTCTCTGGAGACGGGGGCAGGATGTAGGAGCAGTTCCTAGCATCGAGATATGGCATCAATGGCTACTTGACTCTTTGACTGAGGAACCCACACTTCTGGAGTCTATCAAGAATTATATCTTTTTGCCGTTATTCAAAGCTGATAGGTCGGAAGCTTTGGCGTTCTTAGGACGTATGAATGAGGACCAGGCAGTTTCTGCAGCGAGTGGGATGAGCTTGGATGTTCCCGCTCTTCTTCAATTGGCGGCACTGGAGACTGGAAAGAAAGTTGGTCTTATTGAGGAACCTG CCCTCGGAAGCGCCAACAGCCAGGCAGAGCACAACTCATCTATAACGCTACACGAAAAGGTCCTGGAGAGTGTATTGGCCCATCCTTCTCATGAAGTTCGATCTCTAGCACTGTCTTTACTTGTTACATCACCCTCCACCACACGACCTTACTCCCCCGTCGCACTTGATCTCCTGAGAAAGTACATGGGCACATTCTTTGCCGATCCAGATGCCAAGTTTAGAGTGGAAGTTGCGTCCAAGGCGCGCGACATGTTCAGGAGAGTTCGTGGTGCTATTCACGTGCTAAAGCGTAGCATTCCGCGAGCTCGAGCCAAGGCGCAGAAAGCGAACGCTCCTCCTTCGGTTGACAAGGATGCCGTTTCACAGCCTATTCTCTACCAATCGAATCTGATCTCCTTACCCGAAGCCCAGCTGGCTAACTGTTTGGACTATCATGTCGAGTTTCTCCGTTGGTATCTAGGCTTCTTGTGCGAGGAGCTAAGTCCAACTGCCTCGTACCAGAGGCATATTGCAGCTCTAAAGGCATTTATGTACATAATACGCTTGGAAGGAGATTCGAATAAAACCTGGGAGACATCTGACGACCAGGAACTCTTCTTCAATTGTTTGGATGCCAAGTGGGCACGAGCATTGTTTGATTTGGTCATGAATCCCTTTGAGGACGTCAGAGATTTGTCGGCAACGGCTCTAGCAAAATGCTACGCCGACGGTCGATATCGCCGGCTTACACTCACAGGGGTAGAAATTACGAAAGTGCCCGTCGAGGAAATTACCCAATTGTCACAACGGGCTCATGAGCTTGTTCGCCGAACAGCCAGGGCTGATCACTCTGACGGCGCCTCGAAATCGTCCCAATTGCTTTATAGATTTCTCGAATCAGGCGATGAAAGAATCAAATTGCTGGCAGCTATGGTCAATGAGTTGAACCGCAAGGTGTCCATGGCAGAGAAGGATCTTGGTCAAGCCGTCGTCAACGCACCTCTTCATGGAGATTTTGCTTCACTATGCCATACGTGGCAGGTTGTTTCTGAGATCAAACTCTCTGAAGTCGAATTGCTTGAGGCGAATAAACTCCAGCGGGACATTGTATCATGCTGCGAGCGAGCATGGAGAGCCGTCCGAGATGTTCTGTGCGATGATTCTCCTGAAGGACACTTGCCTCAGGAACTCGAGGAAGTAGACGGACTTGATACCAAAGATCTATTAAGTTATAGTTTCCGTTCCGTTCACGAGTCAAG CAATCTTATGCGCACGATTATCCTCACAATTCAAAATAGGTCCCGAAATGGCCTGATCATTCCTTCAAAGGAGGTATTCGAGAGGATCGGAAACCTGACTTTTACGCAGCTAGCAACCTTGCGTCACAGAGGCGCGTTCACCACAGTTTCGTCTACTTTTGCGACTTGCTGCCAGCAGACGAAATATCTGCAATTGGAACAAAACGAGAGAACTCTATTGGACATTTGGTACGAG GGTACACTGAATGCAATCGACTCTCAAGCATCAACGACGCGCCGGTCCGCGGGAATTCCATCGATGATCACCGGAATCCTCGCAGCAAACGCCTCCCACCCCAGCTTTGCGCAAGTCATGGACACCCTCATGGCCATAGCAGCCAGAGAGGCCAAGGTCTCGGAAACCGACGGATCCAGGCTCCCTCAAGTCCACGCATACAACTGCCTCAAAGATATCTTCAAAAACTCCCTCCTCACAGCGCTGGGGAACAAGTCCGAATCCTACTTGCCCCAATGTCTAGAACTTGCGGCCAGCGGCCTACGATCCGAGGTATGGGCCATCCGGAACTGTGGCCTCATTTTTCTGCGAAGCCTCATTGACAGCTTGTTTGGGACTCACGAAAGCAAAGCCGTGATTGAAGCCGGGTGGGATGGCAAAGCAAACCGCATTCATTACCACAGATACCCCAATTTGCCTGGCGTGCTCAAAAACCTCCTTCAATCTGGGCACAGTATTCTCTCTGAATCGTCTACTTCAGCCACGGCTGCTGCAGAGTCTGTGTTTCCTGCTCTGGACATCATCCGTCGAGCGGGGCCTCCAGATTTGCTCCGGGACGAAATTCAAGTCGATGTGACGGCATATCTGTCCAGTCCTGTGTGGCATGTCCGCGACATGGCAGCGCGTACGCTTTGCTCCTGTCTCCTGCATGAAAAGTGGTTGGCGGATACCAGAGGTATTTTCGATGCTGCAATGACTAGCAAATCGAGGAATAAGCCGAACCATGTCCATGGAATACTTTTGACTCTGAAGTTTGTCATTGATAGACTAAGCGAGGTTGCTCGTGAACGACTGCTGG TTGATCTCCCAGAACTCCACTCCTTCCTTGTCCAAACCAAAGTAGACACTTGCTTCCCTGACTGCCCCGACATCATCGCTTCATATCTGGAAGTCATAAACATGATCTGGTTCTTTCAAACGACAAACAAGCACCCACTATCTCCATTTAGCATCACCATGCCCAGAAATAGAGGGTCTGCTCTTCTGAAAATCCAGAGGGCCATTCACGATGTGTACGTCCTATCCACACTCGACGAACCCGTGTCACAGCTTCAGTCTCTTCTTCAAAGCCAGCAAGTCGGCCTCGACGGGCTGGTAGCCGCGCTTGAAATCATTCCCAAAGTATGGGACCCGTCGTTGTGTTCACAGGATACTCTGGCTTCATTATCTAATCTATACGTCAACGTCTGTCTGCAAACCGACTACTCAAAAGCCCAAGTCCTCGCCGTAGAAAATCTAGCCGACACCATAGACAAGCTCCTCCAGCAAAAGGCCATTGACAAGATCCCTAGAGATGCATTGGTTAAACTCTGGCTGGGTCTACCGGCTCGTCCCATGAACCCAGCTCTCTCTAACGCAGTCATCAGAGCAAGCGGCTCTGTCATAGCAGCCCTAATCCGTCCCGAGCAATCTACACCCGTCAATATCCATTCATGGGGCCAAatcatggccgaggccgctCTGGACAACAAG ACATTCGACACTCGCTTCGCAGCCGCCTTATCCCTCGCTTCCTTCTTCACCGCCTCACCCCCGACCTCCCCAGAATTCCTTCCTGCTCTCCTCTCCCTCTACGACCTCCTgaatgacgacgacgacgaggtccgTGATGTAGCTGCCTTGGCCGCGAATTCCgtcatcggcgccgccctgGTGCCCATCGAGGCAACAAACCGCCTCCTCCAATTCCTCGGCACACAATTCGGCACCGCGCCAGAATTCAAGGCAATTATAGCAGACCGTTTAGTCGGGCACTTTGGCGTACAGGCTACGAAGCTGGAGAGCTGGGAATCAGCAGAGGTTGAGCTTGCGCGGGCACTTGAATTTGATGATTCGCTCTTTGTGGTCGAGGAGAATAACCTGTTTATTGACGAGGTGCGTGAGACAAAGCGGTGGGTAGAGGTCTTCGAGAGCCTTGAATGGGATGAAAAGGATGAGCATTTGGGCAAATTGGGAAGTTGGGTTCAGGGTGGGATTGCGCAAGTTGCCAGACTTGCTGAATTGGAAGACGGGCCCTTGGGGTGGGCTTCCAATCCGACAGCATTTGCTATTTGCACACGGATAATCCGCTGCTCTGTGGCATTGGGTAGGAAATTCAAACACTCGGAGCTGGAACAAGGTGTTGCTTTGGCAAAAGAGGCGCTACGATCGAGGAGCACGACGGTATCGAAGTTACTGGCAGAAGCATGGATAGATTTTTAG